The genomic region TTCTTGGAGGAGAACCCTTCTTATATCCTAAACTCTTGGACATTATTAATAACCATCCTAATTCTGCCTTTCAGATATTCACCAACGGAGCTCTTTTAGATGAGAAAAAGATTGAAAGATTCTGGAAAACTAAAAACGTTATTCCTGTTCTTTCCTTGGAAGGAGACGAGAAAGAAACAGATAAAAGAAGAGGAAAAGGAGTATTTAAAAGATTGGTTGAAGTCATGGATATGCTGAAGAAAGAAGGAATTCCTTTTGGTTACTCAATAACGTTAACAAGAGAGAACTTTTCTTCAGTAACAAGACCTGAATTTTATCAATGGCTTGCTGAGAAAGGAGCCTTCTTTGGATGGACTTTTCTCTACATGCCTGTAGGAAGAGATGATGATCCAAATCTTATGCCTACTCCTGAGCAGAGAGCAGAATATGGAAAGTTCATAAGAAAAATAAGAGGAAATCTTCCAATATATCCTATGGATTTCTGGAATGATGCTCCCTATGTAGGAGGATGTATTGCAGGAGGAAGAAGATATATTCATATAAACCACAAAGGTGATGTAGAACCTTGCATCTTTGTTCACTTTGCAGTGGACAATATAAAAGAGAAAAGTCTTATTGATGTTTTGAGATCTCCTTTCTTTAAAGAGATAAGAAAGAGACAACCTTTCCATGAAAATCTTCTTCTTCCATGTATGATCATAGACTCACCATGGATATTAAGAGAGGTTGTAGAA from Dictyoglomus sp. harbors:
- a CDS encoding radical SAM protein, which codes for MRCNLNCIGCYAGNYTRDDDLPYETVERIIREGEEIGCYLYTILGGEPFLYPKLLDIINNHPNSAFQIFTNGALLDEKKIERFWKTKNVIPVLSLEGDEKETDKRRGKGVFKRLVEVMDMLKKEGIPFGYSITLTRENFSSVTRPEFYQWLAEKGAFFGWTFLYMPVGRDDDPNLMPTPEQRAEYGKFIRKIRGNLPIYPMDFWNDAPYVGGCIAGGRRYIHINHKGDVEPCIFVHFAVDNIKEKSLIDVLRSPFFKEIRKRQPFHENLLLPCMIIDSPWILREVVEKHGAYPTHPGADDILYKFRKEIERYAEEVRRVLNPVWIEEFGGKAP